A window from Malassezia japonica chromosome 1, complete sequence encodes these proteins:
- a CDS encoding uncharacterized protein (EggNog:ENOG503P91E) gives MAPKRAKSTPTFASCMDAGVDQEERGERHVTGAKALRHYEAAYAHYVQAKELAPRSMDAWYNAARVQYVLGSSFYMPPDAHAALTRSLDMYFGALERAPPDLDGVPDAGRLDVLSNCAYAFQSLGELQDTFPSDDASLLEAWAAHVERVGGTRTGSVPSALFSASMRLFEMTADGQHAVLASQSRAAPSFPAHASDDDEMYTSSLVAPASLLETWSDQLSCTTAMLGQALDAAALETALQYAQAVVARAQAYVASLPDGFGAAQSPEGEWDDELSALPWNELAVRAAAAQRAAELARAAHEVWPMHDADVAMVAQLEAEVNSLAAQLLVDAPPPQSLTSVRGGGEAQHKYERGVQRLCDVADYAQSLATIRIHQATSDAADAAWALTGLATRCLNTAASAMEPAGKGASSASVTSAASLAVPGAPFEWIAMDRGTAPVAGATNTSTSVSRTRASVYASLAQVALTRCDASLLEHSALAADAHGRMLMNARIYIRRALVDHGLAWVHHIRTKPNAPGALYGRALGHRPPDGWEGLAQDAELLMTYVRSLFLLGVYESAHSPDAHAAKTLAELECLGGGVCVQRLRAALGEPTETHAERRFWREVWLPTQAQSAGYPGLPGGLL, from the exons ATGGCGCCGAAGCGAGCGAAAAGCACGCCGACGTTTGCGTCGTGTATGGACGCGGGCGTGGACCAGGAGGAgcgtggcgagcgccacgtCACCGGCGCGAAAGCCCTTCG GCATTACGAGGCCGCGTACGCGCACTATGTGCAGGCCAAAGAATTGGCGCCCCGGTCGATGGATGCGTGGTACAATGC GGCGCGCGTGCAGTACGTGCTTGGCTCATCGTTCTACATGCCGCccgatgcgcacgcggcaCTTACGCGGTCGCTCGACATGTACtttggcgcgctcgagcgtgcgccgccggaccTCGACGGGGTGCCCGACGCCGGGCGTCTCGATGTGCTGTCCAACTGCGCGTACGCCTTCCAGTCGCTTGGAGAGCTACAGGACACATTTCCCTCTGACGATGCGTCCCTACTCGAGgcgtgggcggcgcacgtaGAGCGggtcggcggcacgcgtACAGGGAGCGTGCCCAGCGCGCTGttcagcgcctcgatgcgTCTCTTTGAGATGACGGCCGACGGGCAGCACGCGGTGCTTGCGTCGCAgtcgcgtgccgcgccgtcgtttccggcgcacgcgtccgacgacgacgagatgtacacctcgtcgctcgtcgCCCCTGCctcgctgctcgagacgtGGAGCGACCAGTTGTCGTGCACGACTGCGATGctcggccaggcgctcgatgcagcggcgctcgaAACGGCGTTGCAGTACGCAcaggcggtcgtcgcgcgtgcaCAGGCCTATGTCGCGTCGCTCCCCGACGGCtttggcgcagcgcagagCCCCGAGGGCGAGTGGGACGACGAGCTTTCGGCGCTACCCTGGAacgagctcgcggtgcgcgccgcggccgcgcagcgtgcagccgagcttgcgcgcgccgcgcacgaaGTATGGCCCATGCAcgatgccgacgtcgcgatggtcgcgcagctcgaggcggaagTGAACAGCCTTGCCGCacagctgctcgtcgatgcgccgcctcccCAGTCGCTTacgtcggtgcgcggcggaggTGAGGCGCAGCACAAGTATGAGCGCGGTGTGCAGCGTCTATGTGATGTAGCGGACTATGCACAGTCGCTGGCCACGATCCGCATCCACCAAGCGAcgtcggacgcggcggacgcggcgtgGGCACTTACCGGCCTCGCAACGCGGTGCCTCAAtaccgccgcctcggccatggAGCCGGCCGGGAAAggcgcgagctccgcaTCGGTCACGTCCGCGGCGAGCCTCGCCGTGCCCGGTGCGCCGTTTGAGTGGATTGCGATGGACCGCGGCACAGCGCCGGTCGCGGGCGCCACAAACACCTCGACGAGTGTGTCCCGTACCCGTGCTTCGGTGTACGCAAGCCTCGCCCAGGTCGCCCTGACCCGCTGTGATGCTTCCCTCTTGGAGCATTCGGCCCTTGCGGCAGACGCCCACGGACGGATGCTGATGAATGCACGAATCTATATACGCCGAGCGTTGGTGGACCATGGCCTGGCCTGGGTCCATCACATCCGCACAAAGCCGAATGCGCCCGGGGCGCTCTATGGGCGTGCGCTGGGCCATCGCCCGCCCGATGGCTGGGAGGGtctggcgcaggacgccgagctcctcaTGACCTATGTCCGGTCCCTGTTCCTGTTGGGCGTCTATGAATCCGCCCACAGCCCAGATGCACATGCCGCCAAGACCCTAGCAGAACTCGAGTGcctgggcggcggcgtttG TGTGCAGCGGCTGCGGGCTGCCCTGGGCGAACCCACTGAaacgcacgccgagcgccgctttTGGCGCGAGGTCTGGCTTCCTACGCAAGCGCAGTCGGCGGGTTACCCTGGTTTGCCAGGCGGCCTGCTCTGA
- a CDS encoding uncharacterized protein (COG:J; EggNog:ENOG503P2WN), with protein MAMLAPMARIARPAVQPAPLRLDIRSLHTTPPALVTLQQAMRGARRPHRPPVNRTPALEGCPFVKGVCTKIFTTKPKKPNSAIRKMARVRLSNGRTVTAYIPGEGHNLQEHSVVLMRGGRVQDVPGVRYRLVRGALDFGGVVGLWR; from the exons ATGGCGATGCTCGCGCCGATGGCGCGGATTGCGCGCCCGGCGGTGCAGCCCGCGCCTCTGCGTCTGGATATCCGGTCGCTCCATACGACACCCCCTGCGCTCGtcacgctgcagcaggcgatgcgcggcgcgcggcggccgcaccgTCCCCCGGTGAaccgcacgccggcgctcgaagGCTGCCCGTTTGTGAAGGGCGTGTGCACCAAGATCTTTACGACCAAGCCCAAGAAGCCGAACTCGGCCATCCGTAAGATGGCGCGTGTGCGTCTGTCGAATGGCCGCACGGTTACCGCGTATATTCCCGGCGAAGGCCACAACCTCCAGGAGCACAGCGTGGTGCTcatgcgcggcggtcgtgtCCAGGACGTGCCGGGTGTGCGCTACCGCCtggtgcgtggcgcgctcgactttgGTGGTGTCGTTGGTC TATGGAGGTAG
- a CDS encoding uncharacterized protein (COG:I; EggNog:ENOG503Q511; TransMembrane:2 (o262-283i295-312o)), translating into MSESVPKQRGPAELDEQILKDPNCPVRFVSRHDGREGRQLDHGFQSLGDYWLQKSEQYGENDYVATERHRATYADVRRASTVLAHGLQRKYRVQAGERVAIVSRNTIEFVTIFWALQLVGAVAVPINGFQTPDVIAACVNMVGTKLAFVDDGAWKALREHFGAMFEGSAHDRADEPRLEHVIVVAGRDVSALPPRSERPWIAGRHADVRIHDWDDVMGSWQQYESAPPPDVRGISLDRPALIMFTSGTTSLPKAVVSTNDQVISSLFVSAWSVIRTIFSLLGMLPPPGSMPKRRALCMIPLFHVMGLHSVLINCTLSGDAFVMMYKFDVSLATMLIKREQVTSLIGIGFMVREIIKSGADLPSLSGFFVGGASSPSSLPGEAQRVGEITGGNGYGLTETNSGVLLNVGPSYAARPASVGIPPPMVDIRICDTSTGQFLPTGATGELLIRAPNVALGYYKDEKATRAAFRDDGFFCTGDIAMQDTDGSVYILDRAKDLIVRGGENISCSVVERALLNDTRVRDCAVLALPDEQLGERVAAICVVGADMRGKEQELVNLASTSLPRHAVPEYVWLVYKELPRTATGKVLKTTLRQELAAHVAAEQAAGAFRLLHHRGHL; encoded by the exons ATGAGCGAGTCCGTCCCGAAGCAGAGGGGCCCCGctgagctcgacgagcagatACTCAAGGATCCCAACTGTCCTGTGCGATTCGTGTCCAGGCATGACGGGCGTGAAGGGCGGCAGCTCGACCATGGCTTTCAGAGCCTCGGCGACTACTGGCTGCAAAAGTCGGAGCAGTATGGTGAGAACGACTACGTGGCCACGGAGCGCCACCGCGCGACGTATGCAgacgtgcgccgtgcaTCAACAGTTCTGGCTCAtggcctgcagcgcaagtACCGTGTCCAAgccggcgagcgtgtgGCGATTGTTTCGCGCAACACGATCGAGTTTGTCACCATCTTTtgggcgctgcagctcgtcggggCTGTGGCGGTGCCGATCAATGGGTTCCAGACGCCCGACGTGATTGCCGCGTGCGTCAACATGGTCGGCACCAAGCTCGCGTTtgtcgacgacggcgcgtggAAGGCGCTGCGGGAGCACTTTGGCGCCATGTTCGAGGGCTCGGCACACGACCGTGCGGACGagccgcgcctcgagcatgTGATTGTCGTGGCAGGTCGCGACGTGAGTGCGCTTCCCCCTCGCTCGGAGCGCCCGTGGATCGCCGGCCGCCATGCCGACGTGCGTATCCACGACTGGGACGACGTCATGGGGAGCTGGCAGCAGTACGAgtccgcgccgccgcccgacgtgcgcggcatCTCGCTCGATCGCCCTGCGCTGATCATGTTCACGTCCGGAACGACGTCACTGCCGAAAGCGGTCGTCTCGACGAACGACCAAGTCATCTCGTCCCTTTTTGTCAGTGCCTGGAGCGTGATCCGTACGATTTTCTCGCTCCTCGGCATGTTGCCGCCGCCTGGCAGCATGCCgaagcggcgtgcgctgtgCATGATCCCCCTCTTTCATGTGATGGGACTGCATAGCGTGTTGATTAACTGCACGCTcagcggcgacgcgttTGTAATGATGTACAAGTTCGACGTGTCGCTGGCGACGATGTTGAtcaagcgcgagcaggtgACGAGCCTCATTGGCATTGGTTTCATGGTGCGCGAGATTATCAAGAGCGGTGCAGACCTCCCCTCTCTCTCGGGCTTCTttgtcggcggcgcctcgtccccTTCGTCGCTCCcaggcgaggcgcagcgcgtcggcgagatCACAGGCGGCAACGGCTACGGTCTGACCGAGACCAACTCAGGCGTGCTGCTGAACGTCGGCCCGtcgtacgccgcgcgccctGCGTCGGTCGGCATCCCCCCGCCGATGGTTGATATCCGCATTTGCGACACGAGCACCGGCCAGTTCCTCCCCACGGGTGCGActggcgagctgctgatCCGTGCGCCGAatgtcgcgctcggctaCTACAAGGATGAGAaggcgacacgcgccgcctttCGCGACGACGGCTTCTTTTGCACGGGCGACATTGCTATGCAGGACACCGATGGGTCCGTCTATATTCTCGACCGAG CCAAGGACCTGATTGTGCGGGGTGGAGAAAATATCAGCTGCTCGGtcgtggagcgcgcgctgctgaacgacacgcgcgtgcgcgactgcgccgtgctcgccctccccgacgagcagcttggcgagcgtgtcgcggcGATCTGCGTCGTGGGCGCCGACATGCGCGGCAAGGAGCAGGAACTCGTGAACctcgcctcgacctcgctgCCTCGC CACGCTGTCCCCGAGTACGTCTGGCTCGTATACAAGGAGCTTCCCCGTACCGCCACCGGCAAGGTCCTCAAAACCACACTCCGCCaagagctcgcggcgcacgtcgccgccgaacaggccgccggcgccttcCGCCTCCTCCACCACCGCGGCCATTTGTAG
- the EFB1 gene encoding Translation elongation factor 1 beta (EggNog:ENOG503NV8V; COG:J; BUSCO:EOG092644ZU): MSLPDFTNDDVLAKLEEFLGTKSYLDGHEPSQVDVAAFEEIKEPPHPSFYPNIKRWWEHIQSFAEGHKDLPGDKTKAAEVLAFTSPNAADDDDVDLFGSDEEVDEEAERVKAERVKEYEARKANKPKPVQKSVVTFEVKPWDDETDMKAMEEAVRAVEMDGLVWGASKLVPIGYGVNKLQITLVVEDDKVSMDELQEQVQELEDYVQSTDIAAMQKL, translated from the exons ATGTCTCTGCCCGACTTTACGAacgacgacgtgctcgccaagctcgaggagTTCCTCGGTACCAAGTCGTACCTTGACGG CCACGAGCCGTCGCAGGTCGACGTTGCTGCCTTTGAGGAGATCAAGGAGCCCCCTCACCCCAGCTTCTACCCCAACATTAAGCGCTGGTGGGAGCACATCCAGTCGTTTGCTGAGGGCCACAAGGACCTCCCCGGCGACAAGACCAAGGCCGCTGAGGTGCTTGCCTTCACCTCGCCCAACGCCGctgacgacgacgatgtCGACCTGTTcggctcggacgaggaggtcgacgaggaggctgAGCGCGTCAAGGCTGAGCGTGTGAAGGAGTACGAGGCCCGCAAGGCCAACAAGCCCAAGCCCGTCCAGAAGTCGGTCGTCACCTTTGAGGTCAAGCCCTGGGACGACGAGACCGACATGAAGGCCATGGAggaggccgtgcgcgccgtcgagaTGGACGGTCTCGTGTGGGGTGCCTCGAAGCTCGTCCCCATCGGCTATGGTGTGAACAAGCTCCAGATCACCCTtgtcgtcgaggacgacaaGGTGTCGATGGACGAGCTCCAGGAGCAGgtccaggagctcgaggactACGTCCAGTCCACCGACATTGCTGCCATGCAGAAGCTCTAA